TGCCCCGCAGCGGGCCGCAGGTGAGGCGCAGCGGTTCGGCGAACGATTCGCCTACCGCCCGTGCCGCGGCTTCGACCGTTGCCGGCGTCGCGTGCGGAAGCAGCACCGCGAACTCGTCGCCGCCCAGCCGGGCGACCGTGGCGGTCCGGTCGACGGCGCCGCGGATCCGTCGTGCCATCCCGGCGAGCAACTCGTCGCCGATCGCGTGACCCAGCGTGTCGTTGACGACCTTGAAGTTGTTCAGGTCGATCAGCAGCACCGCGTACGGGGTGCCGCTGTCGTGCACCAGGTGGAGCCGCTCGAACAGCATGCGCCGGTTCGGCAGCCCGGTGAGCAGGTCGAAGTACGCGGCGGTGTGCAGGCGTTCCTCGTACGATCGTTGCTCGGTCACGTCGAGAAGCGCGAGCACCATGCTGCGGCCCTGGGTGAAGCCGGTGGCCATCGGCACGGTCTGCACGACGACCTGCACGGTGGAGCCGTCGGTGCGCGTCAGACGCACCTCCAGCCGCCGGTGGTCGACGCCGTCCGCGCACTCGGCCACCACCGTTCGCAGGTCGATCGGCAGTCCCTCGAGGTCGTGCAGCCGCAGCCCGTCCAGGTCCGGTACACCGGCTCCCGGCCAGCCGATCAACCCGGTCGCTGCGGGATTGGCCAGCACCACCGCGCCCGCGGAGTCGGTCACCACGACGGGGAACGGCAGTTCGGTGAGCACGCCTTCGAGCAGGGCGTTCTGGGCCTTCTGCTGTTCCTGCAGTTTGGTCATCAGGGTGCGGGTGGCATAGACCATGAGCCCGGTGATCAGCAACGAGATCATCGCGCCGGGGATCGCCCTCACCTGCCAGGGCAGCGCGACCGCGATCAGCCACACGCTCAGATAACCGGCCTGCGAGAGCAGCAGCCGGGGCAGGCCACCGATGGCCGCGCGGAACAGAACCGGCATGAACAGCGTGCTGACGACCGGAGTCACGTCGGTGACCTGGGAGAACACGAACAACACCGCGGACAGGTCGACCACGTCGAACCAGACCGGCAGCGGGGTCGCCCGCCGGAACTCCACGGCGCGCAGCGTCAGCACCAGCACCTGCGCCGCCGCACAGCCCAGTGTCGCGGCGACGCCGACGCCCATGTGGGCGACCTGGATCGTCAGCCCCAGCGAGCCGACGGCGAGCGACACGAGGAAGAGCAGTCGCAGGGCACGCATCAGATCGCGTTGCACGAACGACCGCACCCGGGCCAAGCCGCCGCGCACCCGAAGTTGGCTCATGCCGTACTGATCGGCGCATGGCGGCCTGGATCAAAGCCGTGACGCCGCTAATGGCCATGACTTACATCATGGGTGTCGCTCAATCGCGGCCGGATGGCCGCTTCTGATCGTCCCGCCAGCCGGTGGGTTCGGGATGGTGTCCGTAGGCGGCGGCCCGGACCGTCTCCTCGTCCTCCAGCTCGGAGCCGATCGCTCCGCCGACGGTGGCCAGGGAGCTGATGATCCAGGCGAGTGTCAGATAGTCGGTGGCGTGGGCCGGCCGTTGCAGGGTCTGTTCGAGCACGGAGGTATCGATCAGCAGCGCCGCGGCGAGCAGCGTTCCGAGAAACAGCACGACGTAGGAAACCGCCGTGGCCAGGGCGAGGGTGAGGATTGTGCCGAGGTTGAACATCCGGGCCAGCTCGGCCGGGGTGTCCCGGTCCGGCTTCTCCCACAGGTCGTGCGTGATGATCAGCCAGGCCACCAGCCCGGTCAGCCCCAGCAGCATGATGATCGTGAGGCGCAGTCCGCCCAGCGCGTCACCCATCTGCCAGATGGTGCTCGTGGTGAGCGCGAACGCGGCCGTGCCGAACACGCCGACCAGGAGTTTGGACAGGCCCAGCAGCGCGCGGCCCGGCCGGTTGGCGCGGACCATGCCGGTCAGCAACCGCACCCGGCCGATCAACCGCGAGGCGACGTACCGCACCTCCCCGGCATCCGCCGCTGCGATCACCCGGTGGACGGCGCCCACCCGGGCGGCCGGACGCCGCCGCTCGGATGCGTCGGCGAGCAACTGGCCCACGAGATTCGGGACGACCGCGCGTACGGTTCGCAGTTGACGCAGGCCCAGCGCGGGCAGCGACACCATCGCGGTGCGGCGCTGGACGGAGCTCTGGGCGATCAGTGGCACCCGGCCGGCGTGCAAGGGCAGATCGGTCAGGCAGATCGCGACGTCCCACTGTTCGTCGGTGCGCCGCTGGGCGAGATCGTCGAGCAACGCCTCCGCACCGCCGTCGCGGCGCGGCGCCACCTCACCCCAGCCGTCCCGGACGGTCCACAGCACGTCGGCGTCCACCTGATCGGCGAGCCGGTCGGCGAGCTCCGCGGTGAGCAGCGCGGCAACCCGGGCCGGGTAATCCGGCGGGGTCGCGACGAGCCCGACGACGATCTCCGGGCGGTGCTGATCGCTGTCGGTCATCGCAGCTCCTCGCCGATAGCCGGGCGCGTTCCTGGCACCGCCGGTTGCCCGATCTCGGCGCGGATACTCCTGCTTGGCCGCTATGGCTTACCCGCGTAGGGTATCGCGCGGCGGAACCCCGTACCGGGCTCGATATTCCGCGGCGAAGCGGCCCATATGGAGGAATCCGTAGCGATAGGCGATCCCGGTCACGCTGTGTATCGCCGGGTCGCCCTGCCGCAGGTCTTCGTGGACCCGCTCGAGGCGCAGATGCCGCAGGTACGCCATCGGCGGCATCCCGACATGCCGCTGGAAACCCTGCTGGAGGCTTCGCACGCTGACGCCGGCTGTGGCGGCGAGGTCCGCCGCGGTGAACGGCTTGCCGGGCTGGGCTCGCATGGCCTCCACCACCCGCCGGATCGCGGCGGGAGCCGCCGATGCCGGGCGCGGGTGCTCCAGCCGCTCGCGGTACGGGTGATCGGCGGCGCTCAGCAGCCCCGCGACCAAGGCTTCCCGCAGGCCGGCCCCGATCATCGGGTGGTGCATCAGCCCGTGAGGCTGCGCGGCGTCGGCGGCCATGTGCCGGACCAGGCCCAGCCA
Above is a genomic segment from Actinoplanes ianthinogenes containing:
- a CDS encoding sensor domain-containing diguanylate cyclase — protein: MSQLRVRGGLARVRSFVQRDLMRALRLLFLVSLAVGSLGLTIQVAHMGVGVAATLGCAAAQVLVLTLRAVEFRRATPLPVWFDVVDLSAVLFVFSQVTDVTPVVSTLFMPVLFRAAIGGLPRLLLSQAGYLSVWLIAVALPWQVRAIPGAMISLLITGLMVYATRTLMTKLQEQQKAQNALLEGVLTELPFPVVVTDSAGAVVLANPAATGLIGWPGAGVPDLDGLRLHDLEGLPIDLRTVVAECADGVDHRRLEVRLTRTDGSTVQVVVQTVPMATGFTQGRSMVLALLDVTEQRSYEERLHTAAYFDLLTGLPNRRMLFERLHLVHDSGTPYAVLLIDLNNFKVVNDTLGHAIGDELLAGMARRIRGAVDRTATVARLGGDEFAVLLPHATPATVEAAARAVGESFAEPLRLTCGPLRGSGAVGFAVAAPGDTPDQVIEKADAAMYLAKPEGKRRARTRDGLAPRASDAAHDQNPACVRDEQALLPSRAT
- a CDS encoding AraC family transcriptional regulator, whose product is MPVVLHATGDVDAARAFLSRHYYSNFVDVLSPWHPWQTRFDVTPSHAVTVGDLRFGTDVRIQFGELGAYHVNLPLTGSLVWRQGGHAPLRATPTTAAVFQPVGDACLEKWDGDCRLLAVKIDRGMLEDELARLLDGPVTSPLTLAPTIDLTRGRGASWLGLVRHMAADAAQPHGLMHHPMIGAGLREALVAGLLSAADHPYRERLEHPRPASAAPAAIRRVVEAMRAQPGKPFTAADLAATAGVSVRSLQQGFQRHVGMPPMAYLRHLRLERVHEDLRQGDPAIHSVTGIAYRYGFLHMGRFAAEYRARYGVPPRDTLRG